The following is a genomic window from Mycoplasma bradburyae.
TATATCTAAACGATAAACTCAATCGTCTTTAGTTCTTTTAGTCTTATTAAAGAAGAATACATTAGTTGTGTTCTGGTATAAGATGAAAGGATTTATTAAGATTGCGTTGAACCTTTCTTCTTCAACCTAATTTAAAAGATTTTCTTATGAACTATTACCATTTATTATGTTTAGGGAATAAACGTCATCAATCAATAGGCAGTCATAACTAAAGATAAGGTAAAGGTTTTTCACAATACCAAATAAATTTCTTTTAAACATTCCAAGATCTTTAACAAGTTTAATTCTAAGTAATAAACAATTATATACATGAAATTAAAAAACCGCTTGTTCCATATACAAAATCCGAAATTTAATCAGTTGTTTTAGGATTTACTGCTTGAAAAATAAAATCGGTTAATGTTCTAGGTGTATAAGATTCTCCAGTATTTTCTGATGATTGCAAATTCTTTAAAATGTTTCATAAATTTTAGTTATCATTGCGCATTGTGTCCTGAATTTTTTATAAAGTTATTTATTACTCATAGTTACAACTTATCTAAAAAATACTAAAGGTAATACTTGATTATTCTTTTTAACCAAGCAAACTTAAAACTAGTCATCTAATATATGTCTTTAGTTCATATATAAACTAAATACTATTCAAAAATATGTGTTAAATATAGTTAAACAATAAAATGATTTTTACGAATAAAAATCTATAGATTTATATAAATTAAGACTTAACAACCTAAATTTTATTGATTTATTAAACTCTTGAAACTACCTAAAACAAGCCTATATTAAGTAATAATCAAATATTTAAAATAGAATATTTTAATATTTAGTGTATGTCAGAATTATTACTAAGCAATTTAAGTGTTAATATAGGTGAAAAAAGAATATTGACCAATATAACAGCATCTATTAAAGCAGGTGATGTTGTAGCAATCATGGGTCCTAACGGACACGGAAAATCTACTCTATTAAAAACTATTATGGGTCATTATGATTCGAAAATAGTAAGAGGTAAAATTGTTTTTAAAGATCAAGTTCTTAATAAAATGGAAGTAGACGAAAGAGCTAGATTAGGTTTATATTTAGCTAGTCAATCTCCTGAAGAAATTCCTGGTGTTTCATTGGTTGAATTTATTCGTTCAGCGATAAATGCTAGAAGAGAAAAACCTATTGATTTACCGGAGTTTTATAAAATAGTTCAATCTAACACTAAAAAACTTAAAATGAATTTTGAACTTTTGAATCGTTCTATTAATGAAGGTTTTAGTGGTGGTGAAAAGAAGAAGAATGAAATCCTTCTTTTGAAGACTATTAATCCAGATTTTGCTATGCTTGATGAAATTGATTCTGGATTAGATGTTGATGCTTTAAAAATAATTACTAAAGAACTTCAAGAATGAATTAAAGATAAAACTAAATCACTAATCATAGTTTCTCACTATGAAAGAATGTTTAAATTAATTAAACCTACAAAAGTATTTGTTGTTGTAAATGGAACAATAATTACTCAAGGTGATGCTAGTTTAGCTAAAAGAATCGACAAAGAAGGTTATGATTGAATTAGAAAAGAATTCAATATTGACTTCAAAGAAAACAAAAATCAAGATTTTGATCTAATTGATCCATTA
Proteins encoded in this region:
- the sufC gene encoding Fe-S cluster assembly ATPase SufC, with the translated sequence MSELLLSNLSVNIGEKRILTNITASIKAGDVVAIMGPNGHGKSTLLKTIMGHYDSKIVRGKIVFKDQVLNKMEVDERARLGLYLASQSPEEIPGVSLVEFIRSAINARREKPIDLPEFYKIVQSNTKKLKMNFELLNRSINEGFSGGEKKKNEILLLKTINPDFAMLDEIDSGLDVDALKIITKELQEWIKDKTKSLIIVSHYERMFKLIKPTKVFVVVNGTIITQGDASLAKRIDKEGYDWIRKEFNIDFKENKNQDFDLIDPLGK